One segment of Aquimarina sp. BL5 DNA contains the following:
- a CDS encoding SCO family protein encodes MLRFFSKYKFFAIVLFILSAIIISIIYSILKPKRVLRVYEPDMVSIELVDSTVQHVRKYHKITDFSLLNQNGEKVTQANYHNKIYVADFFFTTCQTICPIMTGNMKKIQEELKNDQETLLLSHTVIPETDSVPQLKKYALEKGVDDTKWNLVTGDKKHIYDLARKSYLVAKTNGDGGPYDMIHTENFVLVDKKKRIRGFYDGTNEEEIERLLEDIAVLKKEK; translated from the coding sequence ATGCTTCGATTTTTTTCTAAGTACAAATTCTTTGCCATAGTTTTATTTATTCTATCCGCGATTATTATTTCTATTATTTATTCTATTCTAAAACCAAAACGTGTACTTAGAGTGTATGAACCGGATATGGTGAGTATAGAATTGGTTGATAGTACGGTACAACATGTTCGAAAATATCATAAAATAACGGATTTTAGCTTGTTAAATCAAAATGGAGAGAAAGTAACCCAAGCAAACTATCACAATAAAATATATGTAGCTGATTTTTTCTTTACCACCTGTCAGACGATTTGTCCGATAATGACAGGGAATATGAAAAAGATCCAAGAGGAATTAAAGAATGATCAGGAAACACTTTTATTATCACATACTGTTATTCCTGAAACAGATAGTGTGCCTCAGCTAAAAAAATATGCTTTAGAAAAGGGAGTGGATGATACAAAATGGAATTTAGTTACAGGAGATAAAAAACATATTTATGATTTAGCAAGAAAATCGTATTTGGTTGCAAAAACAAATGGTGATGGAGGGCCTTATGATATGATACATACAGAAAATTTCGTTTTAGTCGACAAAAAGAAACGTATTCGTGGTTTTTATGATGGTACAAATGAAGAAGAAATAGAGCGTTTACTGGAAGATATAGCAGTTTTAAAGAAAGAAAAATAA
- the rseP gene encoding RIP metalloprotease RseP: protein MSPIIVKALQLLLSLSLLIVLHELGHFIPAKLFKTRVEKFYLFFDVKYSLFKKKIGETVYGIGWLPLGGYVKIAGMIDESMDKEQMAGPPQPWEFRSKPAWQRLIIMLGGVTVNIVLGFLIYMAIIFTWGTSYVSVEDIPDGYEVAEIFEGFGFQDGDRILKVNGEDFKDATDINMYLFLRDVKNITVLSADGNTKTIDIPENIGQTMFEEGVMKPFGIRTKTVLDTVVVDKPAYAAGLRNGDKVTSINGKNITWWHEFKQEVSTNKEKEIDITYLRNGSENTITVKTDEEGTIGVLPVFYKINREEYSFGQSISKGFDYSYWKLHDYIAQFKYVFTKKGATQIGGFAAIGNLFPPVWDWAAFWSTTAFISIILAFMNILPIPALDGGHVMFLLYEIIAGRKPNDKFMEYAQLVGFVILIALLLFANGNDIYRAIFGN, encoded by the coding sequence ATGAGTCCCATTATTGTAAAAGCATTACAGCTACTATTAAGTTTGTCTCTTCTAATCGTTCTTCACGAATTAGGGCACTTTATTCCGGCTAAATTATTTAAGACTAGAGTAGAGAAATTCTATTTGTTTTTTGATGTAAAATATTCACTATTCAAGAAAAAAATCGGAGAAACGGTTTATGGTATTGGATGGCTACCTCTTGGTGGTTATGTAAAAATTGCCGGGATGATCGATGAAAGCATGGACAAAGAGCAAATGGCTGGTCCACCTCAACCTTGGGAGTTTAGATCTAAGCCAGCGTGGCAGCGACTAATTATTATGCTTGGTGGTGTAACTGTAAATATTGTTCTTGGTTTTTTAATTTATATGGCAATTATCTTCACCTGGGGAACTTCTTATGTATCTGTAGAAGATATTCCTGATGGTTATGAGGTTGCAGAGATTTTCGAAGGATTTGGATTTCAGGATGGAGATAGAATACTAAAAGTAAATGGAGAGGATTTCAAGGATGCTACTGATATTAATATGTATCTTTTTCTAAGAGATGTAAAAAACATTACCGTTTTATCCGCTGACGGAAATACAAAAACAATTGATATTCCAGAAAATATTGGTCAAACAATGTTTGAGGAAGGTGTTATGAAGCCATTTGGGATTAGAACCAAGACTGTATTGGATACAGTAGTGGTTGATAAACCTGCATATGCTGCTGGACTTAGAAATGGTGATAAAGTCACATCTATTAATGGAAAGAATATAACTTGGTGGCATGAATTTAAACAAGAAGTAAGTACTAACAAAGAAAAAGAAATTGATATTACCTACCTTAGAAACGGATCTGAGAATACTATTACTGTAAAAACTGATGAAGAAGGAACAATCGGAGTATTACCTGTTTTTTACAAAATAAACAGAGAAGAATACTCGTTTGGTCAAAGCATCAGCAAAGGGTTTGATTATAGTTATTGGAAGCTTCATGACTATATCGCACAATTTAAGTATGTATTCACAAAAAAAGGAGCCACACAGATTGGTGGTTTTGCTGCTATAGGGAATCTTTTCCCACCTGTATGGGATTGGGCTGCTTTCTGGAGTACAACGGCTTTTATATCGATTATTTTAGCTTTTATGAACATTCTACCTATACCTGCACTGGATGGTGGACATGTGATGTTTTTATTGTACGAAATTATAGCTGGTAGAAAACCAAATGACAAGTTTATGGAGTATGCACAACTTGTTGGTTTTGTAATCTTGATTGCTTTATTACTTTTCGCAAATGGTAATGATATCTACCGCGCAATTTTCGGAAATTGA
- a CDS encoding DoxX family protein translates to MKAIYWSTTILLSAFLLWSAYTYMFHKPTIQGVKILGFPDHFRIQIAVLKVIALIVIIIPQFPIQVKEWAYVGVILFFVTAIVAHTAHKDPFIITLVNLFLIVVTIISNLYLHRLANLH, encoded by the coding sequence ATGAAAGCAATATACTGGTCAACTACGATTCTATTATCAGCATTTCTTTTATGGAGTGCCTATACATACATGTTCCATAAGCCAACTATTCAAGGGGTTAAAATATTAGGTTTTCCTGATCATTTTAGAATACAGATTGCAGTCTTAAAAGTTATTGCATTAATTGTGATAATAATACCTCAGTTTCCAATTCAAGTAAAGGAATGGGCTTACGTAGGAGTTATTTTATTTTTTGTAACAGCTATTGTAGCGCATACAGCGCATAAGGATCCATTCATTATAACACTAGTCAATCTATTTTTAATAGTTGTAACAATAATATCAAACCTATACTTACATAGATTAGCAAACTTGCATTAA
- a CDS encoding SDR family oxidoreductase produces the protein MIKNVLITGTSSGVGLESAILFAKNDYKVYATMRNLAKADILRKRIKEENLNIELLQLDVTKVDTISAAINTIIENDGKIDILFNNAGAGFAKTTEHATEDEIRWVTEVNYHGVVFCTQAVLPFMRKQKFGQIINITSVGGLVGQPFNELYCGAKFAVEGFMEALTTYVSDAFNIKITCLEPGGIVTEFMTSAIDKTKVEGDLASGEYLPIFQKYLAGNQQRANESKEQVYQTGLEVAMVALKVAQSENPPLRMRTSKWAEDFCKLKTQADPDGNKLVQQIKNSFL, from the coding sequence ATGATTAAAAATGTATTAATTACCGGGACTTCATCAGGTGTTGGTTTAGAAAGTGCTATTCTTTTTGCGAAAAACGACTACAAGGTGTACGCAACAATGCGAAATCTTGCCAAGGCCGATATTCTTAGAAAGAGAATTAAAGAAGAAAATCTGAATATAGAACTATTACAACTCGATGTAACAAAAGTTGATACTATCAGTGCTGCTATAAATACTATTATTGAAAATGACGGAAAAATAGATATTTTATTTAATAACGCGGGAGCAGGTTTCGCTAAAACTACAGAACATGCTACAGAGGATGAAATTCGATGGGTTACAGAAGTCAATTATCACGGTGTTGTTTTCTGTACTCAAGCGGTATTGCCTTTTATGAGAAAGCAAAAGTTTGGTCAGATCATCAATATAACATCTGTTGGAGGTTTAGTCGGGCAACCTTTTAATGAACTATATTGTGGAGCTAAATTTGCAGTAGAAGGTTTTATGGAGGCATTAACTACCTATGTTAGTGATGCTTTTAATATCAAAATCACTTGTTTAGAACCTGGAGGAATAGTTACAGAATTTATGACTTCTGCAATTGACAAAACAAAGGTAGAAGGCGATCTGGCTTCTGGCGAATATTTACCGATATTTCAAAAATATTTAGCGGGGAATCAACAAAGAGCAAATGAAAGCAAAGAACAAGTCTATCAAACAGGCTTGGAAGTTGCTATGGTTGCACTAAAAGTGGCTCAAAGTGAAAATCCACCTTTACGTATGCGTACTTCTAAATGGGCAGAGGACTTTTGTAAACTAAAAACTCAGGCTGACCCCGATGGAAACAAACTAGTACAGCAAATAAAGAACAGTTTTTTATAG
- a CDS encoding TetR/AcrR family transcriptional regulator, which translates to MNKKQAIVSSALKLLTTQGVHNTPMSAIAKDAGTGMGTIYNYFPNKEVLINWIYVDIKEKEKDVFLEFQSDRPIKTQFENYFISVVEFFIGNPSFFKFMEQLHASPIITEESREEGVKSVEPFLQLLSQGKKEHIIKNIEIEELLMFVGGAVLSYLRWYSIKPKTKKTSLKSQMQMTWDAIKE; encoded by the coding sequence GTGAATAAAAAGCAGGCAATAGTATCATCCGCTTTAAAACTCTTAACAACCCAAGGAGTTCATAATACTCCAATGTCCGCCATCGCTAAGGATGCAGGAACTGGAATGGGAACTATCTACAATTATTTTCCAAATAAAGAAGTATTAATCAATTGGATCTATGTTGATATTAAAGAGAAGGAAAAAGACGTTTTTTTAGAGTTTCAATCTGATCGACCTATAAAAACTCAATTTGAAAATTATTTTATTTCAGTTGTTGAATTTTTTATTGGGAATCCAAGCTTTTTTAAATTTATGGAACAACTTCATGCCTCTCCAATTATCACTGAAGAAAGCAGAGAGGAAGGTGTTAAATCTGTTGAACCTTTTTTACAACTATTAAGTCAAGGAAAAAAAGAACATATTATTAAGAATATTGAAATTGAAGAATTATTAATGTTTGTTGGTGGAGCTGTTTTATCCTATTTAAGATGGTATTCAATAAAACCAAAAACCAAGAAAACATCTCTAAAAAGTCAGATGCAAATGACTTGGGATGCTATTAAGGAATAA